A genomic window from Fibrobacterota bacterium includes:
- a CDS encoding TIGR02147 family protein produces MESKRNLKSTERGSGAKAPDPHQADGFRQFLKDWTVWKKGSSPTFSLRQFAQRAGFQSHTFLPKVIDGSRNLAEESAQRIAQVLGLSKADERFFVLMVRHDQCEDEQERERLFLEISAMRRVRFQRKIGAAQANYYDQWYYPVLRQLAPCLGDDPDPAKMGELLVPPVGAALVRKALADLETMGLLVREGNRWVAPDSVVSVDALPRAVKIKGRRDILVKGMESLHRFGPEERLTRCILIGLSEDARQEVLEVMNDAARRCMEIAARDDRPDKIWQIALQAFPLTRSVG; encoded by the coding sequence ATGGAATCCAAGCGGAACTTGAAATCCACGGAGCGAGGATCGGGAGCCAAGGCTCCGGACCCACACCAGGCGGACGGATTTCGACAGTTCCTGAAGGACTGGACGGTTTGGAAGAAGGGTTCGTCCCCGACTTTTTCGCTCCGTCAGTTCGCCCAACGCGCCGGGTTCCAGTCGCACACCTTCCTGCCCAAGGTGATCGACGGATCGCGCAACCTCGCCGAAGAGTCCGCCCAACGCATCGCCCAGGTCCTGGGGCTTTCCAAGGCCGACGAGCGGTTTTTCGTGTTGATGGTCCGCCACGACCAATGCGAAGACGAGCAGGAACGCGAGCGATTGTTCCTGGAAATCTCGGCGATGCGCCGTGTGCGCTTCCAACGCAAGATCGGCGCGGCCCAAGCGAACTATTACGACCAGTGGTACTACCCGGTCTTGCGGCAACTGGCCCCTTGCCTGGGTGACGATCCGGATCCCGCCAAGATGGGCGAACTCCTGGTACCGCCGGTGGGCGCGGCCCTGGTCCGCAAGGCTTTGGCGGATCTGGAAACGATGGGTCTGCTCGTGCGCGAAGGAAATCGCTGGGTGGCACCGGATTCTGTCGTGTCGGTGGATGCCCTCCCACGTGCGGTGAAGATCAAAGGCCGACGCGACATTTTGGTCAAAGGCATGGAGAGCCTGCACCGGTTCGGTCCGGAAGAACGCTTGACCCGCTGCATCCTGATCGGCCTCTCGGAAGACGCCCGCCAGGAGGTGCTGGAAGTCATGAACGATGCGGCCCGTCGGTGCATGGAGATCGCCGCGCGTGATGATCGGCCAGACAAGATTTGGCAGATCGCCTTGCAGGCGTTTCCGCTGACGCGGAGTGTGGGATAG